In Thiovulum sp. ES, a single genomic region encodes these proteins:
- a CDS encoding adenylosuccinate lyase (PFAM: Lyase), with amino-acid sequence MVERYSRKEMADKWTQEARYKAWLEVEKAGVKAWNKLGLIPTEDADKIVNNASFSVDRIDEIERETKHDVIAFLTSVSESLGEESRWVHYGMTSSDAIDTGVALQMRDSLQIVIDDMKMVLETLKKRAEQDKYTLMVGRSHGI; translated from the coding sequence ATGGTTGAACGATACAGCAGAAAAGAGATGGCTGATAAATGGACTCAAGAAGCTAGATATAAAGCATGGTTAGAAGTTGAAAAAGCTGGTGTTAAAGCTTGGAATAAATTAGGTCTAATCCCTACTGAAGATGCTGATAAAATAGTTAATAATGCCTCTTTTTCTGTTGATCGAATTGATGAGATTGAGAGAGAAACAAAGCATGATGTAATTGCATTTTTGACATCAGTTTCAGAAAGTCTCGGAGAAGAGAGTCGTTGGGTTCATTACGGAATGACCTCATCGGATGCAATTGATACTGGAGTCGCCTTACAAATGCGGGACTCTTTACAAATTGTTATTGATGATATGAAAATGGTTCTTGAAACTCTTAAAAAAAGAGCTGAACAAGATAAATATACTTTAATGGTTGGACGAAGTCATGGAATTC